The Deltaproteobacteria bacterium genome window below encodes:
- a CDS encoding heavy-metal-associated domain-containing protein — MEKTTIGVQGMSCNHCKRAVEVKLKGIDGVSGAMVDLDAANVTVEFDRVKVTPAALKRVIGEAGYKAE, encoded by the coding sequence GTGGAAAAAACGACGATCGGCGTTCAGGGTATGAGCTGCAATCACTGCAAGCGAGCGGTGGAGGTGAAATTGAAAGGGATCGACGGCGTATCCGGGGCGATGGTTGATCTGGATGCCGCCAATGTGACGGTTGAATTCGATCGGGTAAAGGTGACCCCGGCCGCCCTTAAGAGGGTTATCGGGGAAGCCGGTTACAAAGCGGAATAA
- a CDS encoding TIGR04076 family protein yields MSVKEKVWDAAKWKIMQAHLGYDEEEMKAFRENPRNEDVLSKAPSLMEKTIVLEIVESHGCNSRHKVGDRICFDGAGNLLPKRSPGKVCIYALHSAAPMIYAANELFYAGADPAGMRFKRAACMDVGVMCGGWGRVVMELSVEDKVP; encoded by the coding sequence ATGAGCGTTAAGGAGAAGGTTTGGGACGCGGCGAAATGGAAGATCATGCAGGCGCATCTCGGGTACGACGAAGAAGAGATGAAAGCGTTCCGGGAAAATCCGAGAAACGAGGACGTCCTGTCGAAAGCTCCGTCGTTGATGGAAAAGACGATCGTTCTGGAGATCGTGGAATCGCACGGATGCAACAGCCGTCACAAGGTAGGAGACAGGATCTGTTTCGACGGGGCCGGGAATCTTCTACCGAAGCGAAGTCCCGGGAAAGTGTGCATTTACGCATTGCATTCGGCTGCGCCCATGATTTACGCGGCAAACGAGCTTTTTTACGCCGGGGCCGATCCTGCCGGAATGCGGTTCAAGCGTGCCGCGTGCATGGACGTCGGCGTCATGTGCGGCGGCTGGGGCAGGGTCGTAATGGAACTGAGCGTCGAAGATAAGGTTCCCTGA
- a CDS encoding FecR domain-containing protein: MMRCGRWIFSGIFLSFLLLSVSIVPYAAAETCAQWTAKVVSAQGIVQVQRPGDSRPQPVKQNDTLCSGDTIRVLDKGRADLLLPNETLLRLDQNTAVRFHEPEKERSVLLDLLSGIAWFITRTPKSFKVNTPYMNAGVEGTEFCVSVVPGRTSVSCFEGTVAAVNAFGSVRLASGQTAVADEGKPPVLQIAARPRDAVRWTLYYPPIISIRPEAVPSGMEDWKLRVSRLLDVGRADEAGAEIEKALEKSPGDASALALQSVIAVAQNDKEKAHSLAGRAVESDPRSASARIALSYAKQSRFDLAGAVAAVDEALKLEPGNALAWARLAELRMSFGDLDGALAAANRAARLDPGLGRTQAVLGFALLARVETVASREAFGKAISLDQADPMPRLGMGLAMIRDGELSGGRREIEIAASLDPGNSLVRSYLGKAYYEEKRDRHASSQLELAKELDPSDPTPFFYDAIRKQTLNRPVEALRDLEKSISLNDNRAVYRSRLLLDEDLAARSASLGRIYGDLGFQQLALAEGWKSLQADPANHSAHRFLADSYSVLPRHEIARVSELLQSQLLQPINLTPLQPQLGQSDLRILSGAGPSRISFNEFNPLFLRNGYALQASGVGGSNHTLGDEIAFSAVSGKFSYSLGQFHYQTDGFRTNNDLRQNIYDVFAQWSISHKTAIQSEFQYTNVVQGDLTLNFDPASFLPDSRSESRTRSIRLGIRHELSPGSNMISSIFYRKSRFPSHLGVRFDDPFFPVDIVDELRTEQKDYSGEVQYLLRSERMNIVAGGGFVRLDSNSVDDMVMSSSGIILTSSSTSTENDISHSNLYLYSHLRYPRNVTWTLGASGDFLRDAKGTVADRNQFNPKFGVTWNALPGTTFRAAAFRVLRKNLPPTNQTIEPTHVAGFNQFYRDSQGTQSWRYGIGVDRKFSADIHGGVEYSRRDLIVRGFDPLAPTRPKDYDWKERLGRGYLYWTPDTWVAFGVEYLYEFVDRDPEFTAGIEHLSSHRVPLGVNFYHPGGFSFCIKETFFRQDGRFLAQGSFVGPGLSTAVPGSERFWLTDASASYRLPGRTGIVSIEGKNLFDRSFRYQDTDPFNPVIQPKRTVYFKFTLAL; encoded by the coding sequence ATGATGCGTTGCGGCCGATGGATATTTTCCGGGATTTTTTTATCATTTCTTCTGTTGTCGGTATCCATCGTTCCGTATGCAGCGGCGGAAACCTGCGCGCAGTGGACGGCCAAGGTCGTTTCGGCGCAGGGGATCGTCCAGGTTCAGCGCCCGGGCGACAGCCGGCCGCAGCCGGTCAAACAGAACGACACGTTATGCTCCGGAGACACGATCCGGGTGTTGGATAAAGGGAGGGCGGACCTTCTCCTTCCTAACGAGACCCTGCTGCGCCTGGATCAGAACACGGCGGTCCGGTTCCATGAACCGGAAAAGGAACGGTCCGTGCTCCTCGATCTTCTTTCGGGGATTGCCTGGTTCATCACCCGCACTCCGAAGAGTTTCAAGGTCAACACTCCGTACATGAACGCGGGCGTCGAGGGAACCGAGTTTTGCGTTTCGGTCGTCCCGGGGCGTACTTCCGTGTCCTGCTTCGAAGGAACGGTCGCGGCCGTGAACGCTTTCGGCAGCGTCAGGCTGGCGTCGGGGCAGACCGCGGTGGCGGATGAGGGCAAGCCTCCGGTGCTGCAAATCGCGGCGCGCCCCCGGGATGCGGTCCGCTGGACGCTTTATTATCCACCGATCATTTCCATTCGTCCGGAGGCCGTTCCTTCGGGTATGGAGGATTGGAAGCTCCGGGTTTCCAGGCTGCTCGATGTAGGGCGCGCGGATGAAGCGGGGGCGGAGATCGAAAAGGCTCTTGAAAAATCGCCGGGGGACGCATCGGCGCTTGCGCTTCAATCCGTCATCGCCGTCGCGCAGAATGACAAGGAGAAGGCCCATTCTCTTGCGGGGCGGGCGGTGGAATCCGACCCGCGCTCCGCCTCGGCCCGGATCGCCTTGTCATACGCGAAGCAGTCCCGTTTCGATCTTGCGGGCGCGGTCGCCGCCGTCGATGAGGCATTGAAGCTGGAGCCGGGAAATGCGCTGGCATGGGCGAGGCTCGCGGAACTTAGGATGTCCTTCGGCGACCTGGATGGGGCGCTTGCGGCGGCGAACCGGGCGGCGAGGCTCGATCCCGGCCTGGGGAGGACGCAGGCGGTGCTGGGGTTTGCCTTGCTGGCCAGGGTGGAGACCGTCGCTTCACGGGAGGCTTTCGGCAAAGCTATCTCCCTCGACCAGGCGGATCCGATGCCGCGGCTGGGAATGGGGCTTGCCATGATAAGGGACGGGGAACTGTCAGGCGGCAGGAGGGAAATCGAGATCGCCGCAAGCCTCGATCCGGGCAATTCGCTCGTCCGCAGTTACCTCGGAAAAGCCTACTACGAGGAGAAGCGGGACCGGCACGCATCGTCACAGTTGGAGTTGGCGAAGGAGCTCGACCCGTCCGACCCGACGCCGTTCTTCTACGACGCCATACGCAAGCAGACGCTGAACCGGCCCGTAGAGGCGTTGCGCGACCTGGAAAAATCGATTTCGCTGAACGACAACCGGGCTGTCTACCGTTCGCGCCTGCTGCTCGACGAAGACCTGGCGGCGCGGAGCGCGAGCCTTGGACGCATCTACGGCGATTTGGGATTCCAGCAGCTTGCGCTGGCGGAAGGCTGGAAGTCCCTGCAAGCCGACCCGGCCAACCATTCCGCGCACCGCTTCCTTGCGGACAGCTATTCCGTCCTGCCTCGCCACGAGATCGCGAGGGTGAGTGAACTGCTTCAGTCGCAGCTTCTACAGCCCATAAACCTCACACCGTTGCAGCCCCAGCTCGGGCAGAGCGATCTTCGGATATTGAGCGGCGCGGGACCTTCGAGGATCTCCTTCAACGAATTCAATCCGTTGTTCCTTCGGAACGGGTACGCTCTCCAGGCCAGCGGCGTGGGCGGAAGCAATCATACCCTCGGCGACGAGATCGCTTTTTCGGCCGTCTCAGGGAAATTCTCATACAGCCTGGGACAGTTCCATTACCAGACGGACGGGTTCCGGACCAACAACGATCTGCGCCAGAACATCTACGATGTGTTCGCACAGTGGAGCATCTCGCACAAGACCGCCATACAGTCGGAGTTTCAGTACACCAACGTCGTGCAGGGGGATCTCACGCTGAATTTCGATCCGGCAAGTTTTCTTCCCGATTCCAGGTCCGAGTCAAGGACCCGCTCGATCCGGCTCGGGATCCGCCATGAATTGTCGCCCGGCTCGAACATGATTTCTTCTATTTTTTACCGGAAATCGCGATTCCCGAGTCATCTGGGCGTGCGTTTCGACGACCCGTTCTTCCCGGTCGATATAGTGGATGAATTGAGAACGGAACAAAAGGATTACAGCGGCGAAGTCCAGTACCTTCTGCGGTCCGAACGAATGAACATCGTCGCCGGAGGGGGATTTGTCAGGCTGGACAGCAACTCGGTCGATGACATGGTGATGTCGTCATCGGGCATTATACTTACCAGCAGTTCCACATCCACTGAAAATGACATCAGCCATTCCAACCTGTACCTGTACTCGCATCTCCGGTATCCGCGGAATGTAACATGGACGCTCGGCGCAAGCGGTGATTTTCTCCGTGATGCCAAGGGGACTGTTGCAGACCGAAACCAGTTCAATCCAAAATTCGGGGTAACATGGAACGCGCTTCCGGGGACGACGTTCCGCGCTGCCGCATTCCGGGTTCTGAGGAAAAACCTTCCGCCCACGAACCAGACGATAGAGCCGACCCATGTTGCCGGGTTCAACCAGTTCTACAGGGATTCCCAGGGTACGCAGTCGTGGAGGTACGGTATAGGCGTCGACCGGAAATTTTCTGCCGATATCCATGGAGGAGTGGAATATTCCAGAAGGGATCTGATTGTTCGCGGATTCGATCCCCTCGCACCGACCAGGCCAAAGGATTACGACTGGAAGGAACGGCTGGGCCGAGGATACCTGTATTGGACGCCAGACACGTGGGTTGCGTTTGGCGTTGAATACCTTTATGAGTTTGTCGACCGCGACCCGGAATTTACGGCGGGGATCGAACACCTTTCATCGCACCGGGTACCGTTGGGAGTGAATTTTTATCACCCTGGCGGGTTTTCCTTCTGCATCAAGGAGACGTTCTTCCGGCAGGACGGCAGGTTCCTGGCGCAGGGATCGTTCGTGGGGCCGGGATTGTCCACCGCAGTCCCCGGCTCGGAAAGGTTCTGGCTAACCGACGCTTCCGCAAGTTACCGGCTGCCGGGACGCACCGGCATAGTCTCGATTGAGGGGAAAAACCTTTTCGATCGGTCGTTCAGGTACCAGGACACGGATCCGTTCAATCCCGTCATCCAACCCAAACGCACGGTGTACTTCAAATTTACGCTGGCGCTCTGA
- a CDS encoding cupin domain-containing protein has protein sequence MKIAKESAEWRNFDKPEEVRTFPKGKLELLTVGGSTIGRATLEPGWRWSTSVQPIAKTKSCEAPHFQYHVAGRLKVLMDDGSEFECRPGDISLLPSGHDAWVVGNENVVIVDFQGMKEYAKGGRYGER, from the coding sequence ATGAAAATCGCAAAAGAGTCGGCGGAATGGAGAAACTTCGACAAACCGGAAGAAGTACGTACCTTCCCCAAGGGTAAACTGGAACTGCTGACGGTTGGCGGATCGACGATTGGCCGGGCTACCCTGGAGCCGGGATGGCGCTGGTCGACTTCCGTGCAACCGATCGCAAAAACGAAAAGCTGCGAGGCGCCGCATTTCCAGTACCACGTCGCGGGAAGACTCAAGGTCCTGATGGACGACGGATCGGAATTCGAGTGCAGGCCGGGAGACATATCGCTGCTGCCTTCGGGGCACGACGCCTGGGTGGTCGGAAACGAAAACGTCGTGATCGTCGACTTCCAGGGGATGAAGGAATACGCAAAGGGCGGCCGGTACGGGGAGCGGTAA
- a CDS encoding metal-sensitive transcriptional regulator — MKHVDTLGRLKKIEGQVRGVTRMVEDGKYCIDIINQIAAAKGALDKVSLIILKNHMESCVATAIRQKEGAGEKIDEVIASVEKYLK; from the coding sequence ATGAAACACGTCGATACGTTGGGCCGGCTCAAGAAGATCGAAGGGCAGGTGCGCGGCGTGACCCGCATGGTTGAAGATGGGAAATACTGTATCGACATCATCAACCAGATCGCTGCCGCAAAGGGGGCGCTGGACAAGGTTTCCCTGATCATCCTCAAGAATCACATGGAGAGCTGCGTGGCGACCGCCATCAGGCAGAAAGAGGGGGCCGGGGAGAAGATCGACGAAGTGATAGCAAGCGTAGAGAAGTACCTGAAATAG
- a CDS encoding copper-translocating P-type ATPase, whose protein sequence is MTQRETTETVPTNSAKWEIPIEGMSCASCVARVEKALAAVPGVLSANVNLATNSATVEVLPGAADREAMRAAVADAGYSVPVIEEGEDPLARQERMQREEERSLLTRLRIGVALGVPLFLLAQWEMLAGPGRMPFSPFASAMIQLLLVTPIQFYVGSRFYRGAWATAKHGTTDMNTLVALGTTAAYLYSLAATLIPELFSVSGTGAHVYYDTSAAIIVLILLGRYFESRAKGRTSDAVKKLIGLQPRTARVVRGGAEIDVPLEEVRKGDRVVVRPGEKIAVDGTVTEGTASVDESMLTGEPIPAEKGPGAPVTGGTIDLNGRLVFTATRVGKDTVLARIVRMVREAQGSKPPIGRLADVIASRFVPAVLAVAAVTFIAWWAFGPEPRLSYAMLSSISVLIIACPCAMGLATPTSIMVATGKGAELGILIRSGAALETAHKAKAVVLDKTGTVTRGKPGLVAVRCSPDGSFRGPEGERELLRLAASAEAGSEHPLGDAIVRGAKERGIVPAPPEAFVSTPGLGIRAVAGGRTVHAGSRKWLEEAGIDAAPLLPEAQRLSEVGNTAVFIAVDGKAAGIAAVSDEIKETAPEAVGAMRGMGIEVVMLTGDNPRAAKAVAAQAGIDRVRAEVSPARKAEEVRGIQAEGKIVAMVGDGINDAPALAQADVGIAIGTGTDIAIEAGDVVLMSGDLRGVPAAIRLSRATIRNIRQNLFWAFAYNVVLIPVAAGVLYPSFGILLSPVLAAAAMGLSSVTVVSNALRLRRFRP, encoded by the coding sequence ATGACGCAGCGGGAAACAACGGAAACGGTACCGACGAACTCCGCAAAATGGGAAATCCCCATTGAGGGCATGTCTTGCGCCTCCTGCGTTGCGCGCGTGGAGAAGGCGCTTGCCGCGGTGCCGGGGGTGTTGTCGGCCAACGTAAATCTTGCGACCAATTCCGCGACGGTGGAAGTCCTTCCGGGGGCTGCGGACCGAGAGGCGATGCGTGCAGCCGTGGCGGATGCGGGATATTCCGTCCCGGTCATCGAAGAGGGCGAAGACCCGCTGGCCAGGCAGGAGCGGATGCAACGGGAGGAGGAAAGGTCCCTTCTCACCCGTCTCCGCATCGGTGTAGCCCTCGGCGTCCCTCTATTCCTGCTGGCGCAGTGGGAGATGCTTGCCGGGCCCGGACGCATGCCTTTTTCGCCGTTCGCAAGCGCGATGATCCAGTTGCTCCTTGTCACGCCGATCCAGTTTTACGTGGGCTCGCGTTTCTACCGGGGGGCCTGGGCGACGGCGAAGCACGGCACGACCGACATGAATACGCTCGTCGCGCTCGGCACGACCGCTGCATACCTGTACAGCCTTGCCGCCACGTTAATTCCCGAATTATTTTCTGTAAGCGGAACCGGGGCGCACGTCTACTACGACACTTCTGCGGCGATCATCGTGCTGATCCTGCTCGGAAGATATTTCGAATCGCGAGCAAAGGGCAGGACCTCCGACGCGGTGAAAAAACTGATCGGCCTCCAGCCGCGGACTGCGCGGGTCGTCCGCGGCGGAGCGGAGATCGACGTCCCGCTGGAGGAAGTGCGGAAGGGAGACCGGGTCGTCGTCCGGCCGGGGGAAAAGATCGCGGTCGACGGCACCGTGACGGAAGGGACGGCATCCGTCGACGAGTCGATGCTTACCGGCGAGCCGATTCCCGCGGAAAAGGGCCCCGGGGCGCCGGTGACGGGCGGGACTATCGACCTCAACGGCCGCCTGGTATTCACCGCTACTCGCGTAGGAAAGGACACTGTCCTCGCGAGAATCGTCCGGATGGTCCGGGAGGCGCAGGGAAGCAAACCACCGATCGGCCGTCTTGCGGATGTCATCGCTTCGCGGTTCGTTCCCGCGGTGCTCGCGGTCGCCGCGGTCACCTTCATCGCATGGTGGGCCTTCGGTCCCGAGCCGCGGCTTTCCTACGCGATGCTTTCCTCTATCTCGGTGCTCATCATCGCCTGCCCCTGCGCGATGGGGCTTGCCACGCCCACCTCCATCATGGTGGCGACCGGCAAAGGCGCGGAGCTCGGTATCCTGATCCGCAGCGGCGCAGCGCTGGAGACGGCGCACAAGGCGAAGGCCGTGGTGCTCGACAAGACGGGAACGGTCACCAGGGGCAAGCCGGGGCTCGTTGCAGTCCGCTGCTCTCCTGACGGTTCGTTCCGAGGGCCGGAAGGCGAGAGGGAGCTATTAAGGCTCGCAGCCTCCGCCGAGGCCGGTTCGGAACACCCTCTGGGCGATGCGATCGTGCGGGGCGCGAAGGAACGAGGGATCGTTCCCGCGCCTCCCGAGGCGTTCGTCTCCACGCCGGGACTCGGCATTCGGGCGGTCGCCGGCGGCAGGACGGTCCATGCGGGCAGCAGGAAATGGCTGGAAGAGGCGGGGATCGATGCCGCACCGCTTTTGCCCGAAGCGCAACGGCTGTCGGAGGTAGGGAACACCGCTGTATTCATCGCCGTCGACGGAAAGGCGGCGGGAATCGCGGCCGTGTCGGACGAGATCAAGGAGACGGCTCCGGAAGCCGTCGGTGCGATGCGCGGAATGGGAATAGAGGTGGTAATGCTCACGGGCGACAACCCGCGCGCCGCGAAGGCGGTGGCTGCACAGGCCGGCATCGATCGGGTCCGCGCCGAGGTATCTCCCGCCAGGAAGGCGGAGGAGGTGCGCGGCATCCAGGCGGAAGGGAAAATCGTGGCGATGGTGGGGGACGGCATAAACGACGCTCCCGCCCTGGCGCAGGCCGACGTCGGAATCGCGATAGGTACCGGGACCGACATCGCCATCGAGGCCGGGGATGTCGTCCTCATGAGCGGAGACCTGCGGGGCGTGCCTGCCGCCATTCGCCTGAGCCGCGCCACGATCCGGAACATCCGGCAGAACCTGTTCTGGGCGTTCGCCTACAACGTGGTGCTGATCCCGGTGGCGGCCGGCGTCCTTTATCCGTCGTTCGGAATACTGTTGAGCC